The following coding sequences are from one Candidatus Neomarinimicrobiota bacterium window:
- a CDS encoding DUF350 domain-containing protein: MLDPTSWGGMFAQYGRSLLWAITAAIGFGLGVGISLKVFDWLSTDIDEWEEIKKGNMGVALIFVALIVMVGLIVYKVI; the protein is encoded by the coding sequence ATGTTAGATCCTACCAGTTGGGGTGGCATGTTTGCACAGTATGGTCGTTCTTTACTATGGGCGATTACTGCGGCTATCGGTTTCGGTTTAGGCGTTGGAATTTCGCTGAAAGTTTTCGATTGGCTATCAACAGACATTGACGAATGGGAAGAAATTAAAAAAGGAAATATGGGTGTTGCCCTAATTTTCGTTGCTCTCATCGTTATGGTTGGTTTAATCGTTTATAAAGTAATTTAA
- a CDS encoding GAF domain-containing protein: MDKTSRYQNVLSATRAALEGYSMEDIGKMATLSSILKSEFSEWIFCGFYRVVKQDLLEIGPYQGNVLACSHITFGQGVCGEAASERKTVIIDDVSTFPGYISCDDQTVSEIVVPIIKDGKLTAVLDIDGDRIGQFDTTDQDSLEELVKLI, translated from the coding sequence ATGGATAAGACCTCACGCTATCAAAATGTATTAAGCGCAACACGCGCCGCCCTCGAAGGCTACTCCATGGAGGACATTGGTAAAATGGCTACGTTGTCATCGATCCTTAAATCTGAATTTAGTGAATGGATATTCTGTGGCTTTTATCGTGTTGTAAAACAAGACTTACTTGAGATTGGTCCTTATCAAGGAAATGTGTTAGCCTGTAGCCATATCACTTTTGGACAGGGAGTTTGCGGAGAAGCGGCTTCTGAGAGAAAAACTGTCATTATTGATGATGTGTCAACCTTTCCAGGATATATATCCTGCGATGATCAAACTGTTTCTGAAATCGTAGTTCCCATTATTAAAGATGGGAAATTAACGGCAGTTTTGGATATTGATGGAGACCGTATTGGTCAATTTGATACCACCGACCAAGACTCTCTAGAAGAACTAGTTAAACTTATATAA
- a CDS encoding DUF92 domain-containing protein has protein sequence MTLFDSLNDWTLFLLIFIAIFIVLGLAEFVRNKQGWPPESTRKFVHIFVGLIVSICPFLFKSNIQLISLSSLFIIVNWTLLRSDRFASMHATLRKSYGTVYFPFAILLLSYFWWDKPISFILAISVLAIADPIAAVTGAKGRTIYLPWRDQKSRRGSLAMFGSTFLIIMLGTDLLARAYEATFFIPFPVLIGLSIFTAFSATLAESISFRGSDNLSVPLVTFLTYEIFLINYTHGTLPQLLLWTTISLAIFALAWNRKAVSSSGAISGYLIGILVFGAGGWPWITPLVFFFASSSILSHLHHKQYANRNILQILANGGVGAIFAIIYFFWNFPPAIVLYLGAIGAATADTWATEIGFYSRSKPRLVLSKKIVERGVSGGVTVMGILGSALGAFIIGFLGEEILMMNDLLLPLTIAGLTGSLTDSILGRFIQAQFKCPSCGEQTEDRYHCDQKTELIFGSRWIGNDMVNFINTVVGASVAYFIWMNYG, from the coding sequence ATGACCCTATTCGATTCATTGAACGACTGGACACTCTTCCTTCTCATTTTCATTGCAATCTTTATTGTTTTAGGTTTGGCCGAATTTGTCCGAAATAAGCAAGGATGGCCACCTGAGTCCACGCGAAAATTTGTCCATATTTTTGTTGGACTTATAGTTTCAATTTGTCCATTTTTATTTAAATCTAATATTCAACTGATTTCTCTATCTTCATTATTTATTATAGTTAACTGGACATTACTTCGATCGGATAGATTCGCAAGTATGCACGCAACATTACGAAAAAGTTATGGTACCGTTTATTTCCCATTCGCTATTTTGCTACTATCATATTTCTGGTGGGATAAACCAATTTCCTTTATCCTTGCCATTTCAGTTTTGGCCATTGCCGATCCCATTGCAGCAGTAACCGGAGCCAAAGGACGAACAATTTATTTACCATGGCGCGACCAAAAATCCCGCCGAGGATCATTGGCCATGTTTGGCTCAACCTTCCTCATTATTATGCTGGGAACTGATTTGTTAGCGCGGGCCTATGAGGCAACTTTCTTTATTCCATTCCCTGTCCTTATTGGACTCAGTATATTCACCGCTTTTTCTGCTACTCTCGCGGAGTCAATCAGTTTTCGAGGTTCCGATAATTTATCCGTCCCACTGGTCACTTTTTTAACCTACGAGATTTTTCTGATTAATTACACCCACGGTACATTGCCTCAACTTTTGCTTTGGACAACCATTTCGTTGGCAATTTTTGCACTGGCATGGAATCGAAAAGCAGTTTCATCCAGTGGTGCAATTAGTGGTTATCTCATCGGTATTTTGGTCTTTGGCGCTGGCGGATGGCCATGGATTACACCGCTAGTATTTTTCTTTGCTTCATCTTCTATCCTGTCTCATTTGCACCATAAACAATATGCAAATCGAAATATTTTACAAATATTAGCAAATGGCGGTGTAGGCGCCATCTTTGCCATTATCTATTTTTTCTGGAATTTCCCTCCTGCTATAGTTTTATACCTCGGCGCTATTGGTGCTGCCACAGCGGATACATGGGCCACGGAAATCGGATTTTATTCCCGTTCAAAACCGCGACTCGTTCTTTCAAAAAAGATTGTAGAAAGAGGTGTATCCGGTGGGGTGACTGTAATGGGAATCTTAGGCTCAGCGCTCGGTGCATTTATCATCGGTTTCCTCGGAGAAGAAATACTAATGATGAATGACTTGTTATTACCATTAACCATCGCAGGATTAACTGGATCGTTAACCGATTCAATTCTCGGACGATTTATTCAAGCTCAATTTAAATGTCCCTCATGCGGTGAACAAACTGAGGATCGCTACCATTGTGATCAAAAAACAGAATTGATATTCGGCTCTCGGTGGATTGGTAATGATATGGTGAATTTCATCAATACGGTTGTGGGTGCAAGTGTTGCCTATTTTATCTGGATGAATTATGGATAA